The following proteins are co-located in the Solanum pennellii chromosome 1, SPENNV200 genome:
- the LOC107030128 gene encoding uncharacterized protein At1g28695-like, producing the protein MDYTKNSISTIAIIFLLLVGFIYISTLSTFPPKTFFSLQINPTNSPTGMEKYELEEALKKASMAEKTVIITVINKAYVELYNGEYPSMFDLFLEGFWEGESTRVLLEHLLVVAVDQTAYERCKFRRLHCYRLVTGDGDFAGEKIYMSEEFIKMMWRRTRFLMEVLKLGYNFIFTDTDVMWLRNPFLLLNKTKNLDLQMSTDRFNGDSFSYSNSINTGFYYVRSNRKTITLFEIWYAMRRNSKGMKEQDVLAKMLREGVNKELHLRMKFLDTLRFGGFCSNNKDVTLVMTVHANCCRTIEAKVADLKNVLVDWKRFKEGHVAAGKNRFKWSKHISCNNSWHVRKPTLS; encoded by the exons atggattaCACCAAGAACTCCATTTCTACTATTGcaattatttttctccttttagttggatttatatatatttccacTTTATCTACTTTTCCCCCTAAAACTTTCTTCTCTTTACAAATTAACCCAACAAATTCTCCAACT GGTATGGAGAAATATGAGCTTGAAGAAGCTTTAAAAAAAGCATCAATGGCGGAAAAAACAGTAATTATTACAGTGATAAACAAAGCTTACGTGGAGCTGTATAACGGCGAGTATCCATCGATGTTCGATCTATTTTTGGAGGGATTTTGGGAAGGAGAGAGTACAAGGGTATTATTGGAACATTTATTAGTCGTAGCTGTGGATCAGACGGCGTATGAACGGTGTAAGTTCCGGCGACTTCATTGTTACCGGTTAGTCACCGGTGACGGAGATTTCGCCGGAGAGAAGATTTATATGTCGGAGGAGTTTATTAAAATGATGTGGAGAAGGACACGGTTTTTGATGGAAGTGCTTAAACTTggttataatttcatatttacg GACACAGATGTAATGTGGCTAAGAAATCCATTTTTATTGCTAAACAAGACCAAAAATTTGGATTTACAAATGAGTACTGATAGGTTCAATGGAGACTCTTTCTCCTACTCAAATTCCATCAATACAGGGTTTTACTATGTGAGGTCCAACAGAAAAACCATCACATTATTCGAAATATGGTACGCGATGAGGAGGAACTCAAAGGGCATGAAAGAACAAGACGTGTTAGCCAAAATGTTACGTGAAGGCGTGAATAAGGAACTCCATCTTAGAATGAAATTCTTGGACACCCTTCGTTTTGGTGGTTTCTGTAGCAATAATAAAGACGTTACGTTAGTTATGACCGTTCACGCTAATTGTTGCCGGACCATTGAAGCTAAAGTGGCTGATTTGAAGAATGTATTAGTGGATTGGAAGAGATTCAAGGAGGGTCATGTTGCTGCTGGTAAAAATAGGTTCAAATGGTCTAAGCATATTTCTTGTAACAATTCATGGCATGTACGGAAACCCACTTTGAGCTAG